Genomic window (Corticium candelabrum chromosome 3, ooCorCand1.1, whole genome shotgun sequence):
GTCCATTTGCCATACCAAATCATTGAGAGAGAAGATTCGTTGATGATGGACAGTCCTTCTGCTTGGAATTCTTCCGACATTATTTCTGCTATATAGTATTCGTCTTTTTCCGTAAACAATCGATTTTCAGTGAGTACAAAGATGTGCTCAGTTGGATCAGCTTTCAGTCTATATATTGAGTCTTTCCACATCTAGACAAAAGAGCAAATATACCAATTGTCCTTTGGTTGAAAATTGCCTTTGATACAAAAAAGCGTAAATCTACAGTGGCGAATCTATACTTTGTCTAAAGGGGGAACAAGCGACTAAAAGCTGGTGTGACGTTATGACGGTACGACATTCGGACAGATATAATTATGAGCATATAGTTAGGACATTTGCATGTGTGTTACTGTTCTGCGGAAGGTTAACGCAAATTATATTTGAGCAAAGATTTTAGCAATGACATGATTTTAGAACTGTTATGCTTTTTCTTGAACGTGAATTTGGTTATAGAACAGACAATGGAGAAAgacattaataattaattaagagtgaaAATCCAAGACATGATGCTCATTTGCTGTTTCTCCACAGCATGCAAGCCATTCAATTATAATTACTGAAAAACATGCACCTCTGTATACTTGGAGCAATCACGGGAAGGCTCAAGGGCATTAAAAGAACATTGTCCAGACGTTTTGGTACGCACTGGTGTCTCTCTCATATATTTGTACAGGTTTGAAAAAAATGAATGCATACGAAATCATGCAAAGTTTAAAATGTTGAAATCAGAGAAGACTAGCACGACAGCTGAAAGGATATGATAATCTTAGTATATAATACCACAAAGTCTACATTCTTACTGCACGTAATTTTGGGCCTTGCATATGTAAAATAGCGAGTTTGCATGCGTGGGTCGTGCGCAGACAGAGATTAAGGGCGAGCCTATTTTACATATCCTGCACGTAGAACGTATGAAAATACCGTTCGAAAAGTAAGTGTTTACAGCGGTGTTTTTTGTGAACTCAAAGTGCATTCGCGACAGAAACGGTGGAAATATCGTATTCCGCAATTGCGCGAGAGTGGAAGCAGAACTGCAAAGTCTGTGACAATGTTTCCAGGCAGAAGCTGTATTGCTGCAAGGAATGCTTCCACTTTCAATATTGTTTAATCTTCCATCGTCCATTGCGCTTTCTTTATGTAAGCTACAGTCGTTGTACAGACttatgtctatatatatatatatatatactgtaagTATAAAGCGACgatagcctcgcaagccaggctcttccgcgcagtcgctgagctaaccgcacttgaatcacacgaggaggaggagcttttaccgaaATTGTTCCAGCGCGAGGAGAGCcaggtcgctttcgagaacgtcatcaTGACGTGGGACCCAGGATCCGGTTTAATAGATAGAATAAgactaattcgatttcctaaagagctcgttaatgttgatacatgaagcagaggtagccctccgtagagagcgcgtgaacacgaaatccagtaaagctgttgatggaccaAGTGCTGGTGAgtaatgagcgtaggaatggcctacatggaaCTGGTCCGGTGAACCTACACTCttcagcaacgtttctttctactgaacttaTCTGCAGGTTTGtgcgaattgaaaccgacgtagaactgttcaccactcttgagcatctactctgacatctatagtctgtgggggaaatggtgtgagaactgccggctctgtttcactcaacggttcatcaaaacagtggcctagagcttgttgacctctccacgtcatgatcagattagcgtgtattgctaacgcagtctatgtgacggtactgtcaactcagcaagcagcacttttgtacgatattggctctcctcactgtcaactggaaacatctaggcatgggaaaacagcagtgcagtggacctaccatgtgcAGGAaatgtagagttgactcgtcgTTGCACGTGTTGTGTACTATGAGTTCATTTCttaaactaccgcgctgcagatctagattcggcggtgtattgttggcgaaactgaatgcagaaaaggagtcgtgacactgcagaatattacatggctgagctgtataaatacgtactagaagcgaacgatgatgtcaactacgtacttcgtgcaaaacaaacaagtgcgtgaagcgatgtcgcgtgttctcaactttcgcACTTACATGCTTACCTGATCGAATTAGCATTAGCAAGCTATAAAACCGGATccgggtcccacgtcactatgacgtctCGTAAGCGACCAGGATCTTCTCCCGCTgaagcaattccggcaaaagcttcccctcctcgtgtgattcgtgtgcggttagctcagcgactgcgcggaagagcctggcttgcgaggttAAAGCGACGAAAAGAGTCTGGTTAAGCGAGACTAATCTATCACTGTAAACTGAACCACCTATAAGAGTAGGGGACGCTATACCTCTTGACTAACAGCCTTCCCTAGCTTTAGTAATTCGCGCACTAGAAGGGCGTGTGGACGAGTATTACACATAATCTGAACTGCATGTGATCCTTGAAGCTTACTAGATATATTATGTCCAACTACTACACTTACTGTTCTTACTAGCAACATATTTATCCAGCATGTGGTCGTTCCCTGGACTTATGAAAGCTACAACACGACGTCCTGCTTTTAAATTAGAATCGCTGCAATGACTAGACTCAGCGATTGCAGACAAAATATTGTACCTATAGCCAGAGCTATCAAGAACGCTCCTGAAGAGAGGCACGTGTTCCTAATGCCCCATCTAAACTCGCTATAACCCATCCTCGTAACTGGCGTCAGCTGAGCACACTTCAAGAGGCTCTATGTGTTACGTTAGGAGTAAATTCTTTAGCAAGGGTCGCAGTTGGCTCTTCGCAATGACACGCGAAGAGACTAAAATGAGTGTAATATAGTAATTAGAGTCGATCTGGACCTCCATCAAGTTCATCGCGTCGCTCTGGTGTTATTGGATACACGTTATCTacgtaaattaattataatagcTTGTTGACAATATTGCTATCTACTGTAATTAAAATAGAGAGACGGACTGTCAAAGATTCTTAAACGATAAATTATTTGCTATGTAATTTCGAAGAAAAGTTTTGAAGTCGATTTCGTTTTCCCTATTTTTTTCACTTTTATGAAAGGAGCAACAATCTAGTTACAATAACAGAATTGACTAGATCTTAAatctatgttaattaataaaagtaattaataaattttaattagtgCGTTAGTGTTTATACTGTGCTTGTAAAATGATTGGAGAAGGGAAAAGCGCGCTAACTGCTATGACctactctctctctctctctctctctctctctctctcctcgtTCAATGGCTTGCGGTTCACGGACAAACTCATGCAACTTCTCACCTTTCAATTTCATCTTCCCTCCTAATTCAGTCAGTCGTTCCATCACGTCTCACTTAGAATCAACTCTCTTGCTCCTGCACTTCAGCTAACTTTCCCGCCTGAGCCCCAGATGTTGCGCGGGATCGAAAGTTATGGGGTCAGAATGCTCAGATTCCAGTCTGAGCACGAACAAAGTGAATGAGCATGGCCTATACTAGctaatattattttagtatGACACGCGCTAAAGAATTTAATTACATATTACTCCCGCTCCGAAAGGCGGTACCgaaccagacgtagtggtcttggcggcgcatccggggctgaaAATTATCCACATCGCGTCTGAGGCGAGACTATTTGCAGCCTGGGCACATTCATGGCGCTAAAGTTTCTTACCAGAAAGACTTTGCTGCATCTTGTCTACCGTAATTCTGCCTACCGGTATATACATTTTCCAGAACATAATTTAACACATGTGTCATCTTAATTTAATGGACGactaaattaatttatacattaattttaattaatgtgacgtcatactatTCCTGATTGGTCTTTTTTCTCTTCTTCGATCGGCTTCTGGATCCGCCTCTAACTTTGAAATCTCAGTTTTCTACGTACTCTTCCCAACCAGCTGCCTGTATACGTTGCTTCtgatcattaattaacacgtcTGTCAAGTATATTACTTGTTGTCATGAGATGGTAGAAACGTTAGTCTATGAATTTCTCACCCCAGAATAGCCGCACAATAAAGACAAAGGTGAGGTTGTAATGGGCTCAAGAGAACATTAGATTGGCTTCCAGTTAGATGTACTTGCAAGCGTTCGCTACTTGCGAGAAACTATAAAGCAACGTACAGCAGTCTATTTGTACTAAAATGATCGTTTGCataagtaaaaataaaattacgACAAAATGTTCATAACACAAAAGagcaaatatttgttgttttgcagtacGTTGCTTCGACTTACCTCTTTCAGAGCCTCGAGATTTACGTTAGGAAGTTTTCCTTCCTGAACtttgtctacaacaaaatCGTCTAGCAGAACGTCATCACGACATGGGATCGGCACAGTAGGAAGATGATTTTCTCCACTGAACCCAGCTTTCATAAAGTCAGATCCGTTGTCAATAATAATTGCTGGAGTACGTTGTCTGGCCATAACACAATATAGCTAGATGAAAAATGCCCGTATAATTAGATGTCTCGGGTGATTACTATAGACCACCCAATTCAACATTTTATGCAATTTTTTTGATCAAATCGTTAGTCTTTGCAAACAGGCCACCACCGACGCCGACCAAATCACCTCTGTATAAAAGCGTTTGTTTAACACCAAACTgcatgtcaattaattaattgatcaacCATCACAACAATGACGACGAAGGCGCTTTCTCCTTTCCAACAATGTTATTTCTACTCGACGACCACGATAATGTTTTCGCATCAGCGCTGCCAACACCGCCCCATCGCTGCCCCTTCGCGTAAGGTGACTCGCTTGTTGGCGTCGACAGAGGCGGCGGCGGACAAGCGACGATGGAAGCGGAGGTCACCGGGTAGTGCAGGTGCGATCATCATGGTTGTTTTCGTAGTCTAATACAAAGGAATCAAACATTGTCTGAAATAAAATGTCTTCGTCGTCAATTTTGTGATAATTTTTGTCTTGTAGTTATTCTACCGTAGTGCCTCTGCAAGTGTTGTGGTCGGCGTCTGTGGTAGCGCCGGCTGCACCGCTAGTGTGAAAACCGTCTCCGTCACCTTGTCCGTTGTCGTGCAATTTCTTGTTTTTTTTCTGGCTCCAGTGATGGGCATGCTCTAGTGGAATGAGCGTCTAACTTGAAGAATGGACTTCTCAAAGTATCGCAGTGAGCCGGGAGCTAAGACTGTGATCTTGTGTCTGTGACGCTGGGTCTATAGTGTTCTTTAGCGCGAAGACGGCACCGTGATTGCTTCTAATCGACACCGCGTTTCTCAAGAGCGAGCAATTGATAATTTGACCATATTCGAAAATGGTACGTATGATCAgatttaaaaatatttgtataAACATTAACAATTCCAATTATGTTATGGTCAAAATCGGTAGTTCATACTTCTATACGGAGTAATCAGCCGAGGCACCAATCCATGGAACATATCGTCAACATCTGTCGGACttgagaaagagagaaaagaCGGCGACTCTAAGAAGACTTTAGGAAAGACACGCTCTAAATTCCAAGTAAATGATAATGTTTATACCTTGTGCGGTCTCACGTATAACCTAATTAAAACAAACAGTAAAGATAACAATAAAAACTGAAGGTCAGAAAGTGAAGTTTGTAGTAGACATGCACAATGGTTATAGTATACAGAGACAGCAGTACCGttacaaaattaatgtttTTCTTTTGTTACATGACCCACTACAGACGAGTAAAGTAAAATCAAAGTCGTTTTCTGGACGAACGCATTGGG
Coding sequences:
- the LOC134177585 gene encoding uncharacterized protein LOC134177585: MARQRTPAIIIDNGSDFMKAGFSGENHLPTVPIPCRDDVLLDDFVVDKVQEGKLPNVNLEALKEMWKDSIYRLKADPTEHIFVLTENRLFTEKDEYYIAEIMSEEFQAEGLSIINESSLSMIWYGKWTGVYIDCGELMTSVVVFHDGRLFSDNFLNFGGRDVTLELLSSLQQNRYQQLDSQNLDHLKEIGKIKHEYGWTSTDYDREMHLAYKTEPISVLCQLEPQQFTQ